In Pseudoliparis swirei isolate HS2019 ecotype Mariana Trench chromosome 2, NWPU_hadal_v1, whole genome shotgun sequence, the following are encoded in one genomic region:
- the nme9 gene encoding thioredoxin domain-containing protein 6 isoform X4 encodes MLATKGLTVVDVYQQWCGPCRAVVSLLRKIKNELADDLLHFATAEADTIDALDRYRGKCEPTFLFYGTCFFFFFSCILATWACCCQIISGGELVAVLRGANAPQLQRMIVEELAKEKLVLEQGGERKTVKDDGLVDDEKKDEEETPQQSENEESIIVPASKSYTVAIIKPDAVAHGKANEIIMKIQDAGFEILANEERTLTEVEAQDFYRHKAEEAGFEDLVRFMSSGPSHILVLSQVESSANVVPAWRAFIGPADTEEAKSDKPESLRAQYGTQTLFNAVHGSEDMDQASRELAFFFPNFRTTSVTEQDGEEEPVERTLALIRPDVARDNREEILAQIHKSGFTVALQREVMLTEEQVRQFYLQHVERDYFPALLQSMTSGPVLALALARTGAVHHWKNMLGPSDVNQAREESPECLRAQFAVENEPINQLHGSGSHEEAKREIDFFFPQQHTLAVIKPDAMNQHREKILEEIRGSGFSVTQLKEMVLSREMAEEFYKEHREKPFFSQLVEFMCRGPCMMLVLTKENAVEEWRATMGPSDPDQAKTISPNSLRARFASDILHNSVHGSSNQQHAEEKIRLIFGDICAELTGDGETDTTSLEKEQDNSADEDTRMSRSPTEDVITIEKAANE; translated from the exons ATGCTCGCAACCAAAGGTTTAACGG TTGTAGATGTGTACCAGCAGTGGTGTGGTCCCTGTCGAGCTGTGGTTAGTCTCTTACGCAAAATAAAGAACGAACTGGCTGATGACCTGTTACATTTTGCAACA GCTGAGGCAGACACCATTGATGCTTTAGACAGGTATCGAGGGAAATGTGAGCCCACTTTCCTCTTCTACggg acttgtttctttttctttttttcttgcatcTTGGCTACATGGGCCTGCTGCTGTCAAATCATCTCT GGAGGGGAACTGGTGGCTGTGCTGCGAGGGGCCAATGCTCCTCAACTTCAGAGGATGATTGTGGAGGAACTGGCCAAGGAGAAGTTGGTCCTGGAACAAGGTGGTGAACGCAAAACG GTTAAAGATGACGGTCTGGTGGATGATGAGAagaaagatgaggaggagacaccACAGCAGTCAGAAAATGAAGAAAGCATAATTG TTCCTGCCAGTAAATCCTACACAGTTGCCATCATCAAACCAGATGCTGTTGCTCACGGCAAAGCAAATGAGATCATTATGAAG ATTCAAGATGCTGGGTTTGAGATCCTGGCCAACGAGGAACGTACGCTGACTGAGGTTGAGGCTCAAGACTTTTACCGGCACAAAGCAGAAGAG GCTGGCTTTGAAGACTTGGTGCGGTTTATGTCCAGTGGTCCGTCCCACATTCTGGTACTCTCTCAGGTTGAGAGCTCAGCTAACGTTGTGCCAGCATGGCGAGCGTTCATTGGCCCAGCTGATACTGAGGAAGCTAAGAGCGATAAGCCAGAAAG CTTGCGGGCACAATACGGCACACAGACACTGTTCAACGCAGTGCATGGTAGTGAGGACATGGACCAGGCCAGCAGGGAGCTCGCCTTCTTCTTCCCAAACTTTAGGACGACCTCAGTGACGGAGCAGGATGGGGAGGAAGAGCCTGTGGAGAGGACACTGGCTCTTATCCGGCCTGACGTTGCCAGGGATAACAGAG aggAGATCTTGGCTCAAATCCACAAGTCAGGCTTCACCGTTGCTCTCCAGAGAGAGGTGATGTTGACAGAAGAGCAGGTCAGGCAGTTCTACCTCCAACATGTTGAGAGGGACTACTTCCCTGCATTGCTCCAAAGCATGACCAG TGGACCAGTGTTAGCTTTGGCTCTGGCCAGAACGGGGGCTGTCCATCACTGGAAGAACATGCTTGGTCCTTCTGATGTTAATCAAGCCAGAGAGGAGAGTCCTGAATG TCTCAGGGCCCAGTTTGCTGTGGAGAACGAGCCTATCAACCAGCTGCATGGCAGTGGAAGCCATGAAGAGGCAAAACGAGAGATCGACTTCTTCTTCCCTCAACAGCACACACTGGCAGTGATCAAACCAGATGCCATGAATCAGCACAGAG AAAAGATTCTGGAGGAGATCCGAGGCAGCGGTTTCTCTGTAACGCAGCTGAAGGAGATGGTGCTATCGAGGGAGATGGCTGAGGAGTTTTACAAAGAGCACAGAGAGAAACCTTTCTTCAGCCAACTCGTGGAATTCATGTGTCG GGGCCCCTGTATGATGCTCGTACTGACCAAGGAAAATgcagtggaggagtggagggccACGATGGGTCCTTCAGACCCTGATCAAGCTAAGACAATATCCCCAAACTCCCTGAGAGCCCGCTTTGCCTCCGACATCCTCCACAACTCTGTGCACggctcctccaatcagcagCATGCTGAGGAAAAGATCCGTTTAATCTTTGGTGACATCTGCGCAGAACTCACCGGTGATGGAGAGACTGACACCACCAGTTTag AAAAAGAGCAAGACAATTCGGcagatgaagacacaagaaTGTCCAGATCTCCAACTGAAGATGTGATAACCATCGAGAAGGCTGCCAATGA GTGA
- the smarcal1 gene encoding SWI/SNF-related matrix-associated actin-dependent regulator of chromatin subfamily A-like protein 1, whose translation MSNQLTVEQQRKIEENRRRAMERRAQRQGQTSSSNTQTSAGFSGASGPVQPSRQSGASDHAARHRPPHALSSASAREQSASPFKTDSTSFNDVKQGHKHQQPSSTCNQLKQSTKTQIQVIDPLPQARGQHVSGPVLSIGASSGVKPAHPKPNVPSNSPGGAVHSFYKQTSKPAQSSVAQLPCDVSTFNAVPAKKAAIAIRGKCVPHREGRFRIEVGYHAGLIAVFKSISSKNYDPATKMWNFSLEDYQPLMKEAAAIASVSLRPLEGMEAVDVAEAANRACDDGVALGALLKLCHGWQKPGASLQGQCVMVSPTTFEVDIGYNVDVIAAFKQMPTKSYDMNTRKWSFALSDYKRLLDLVSGIAAVEVEPLPRAIVQAFSARFDGTDARSLDVPEADLSSIDPSLTCSLMPFQRDGVNFAVSKQGRLLLADDMGLGKTVQAICIAAYYRNEWPLLVVAPSSVRFTWAEAFRRWLPSLSPDSINVVVKAKDDLRSGLVNITSYDLLSRMDKLQQATPFNVLIMDECHFMKNMKTARCKAALPLLKAAKRVVLLSGTPAMSRPSELYTQILAIRPTLFPRFHEFGMRYCNATQSTWGWDYSGSSNLGELRLLLDESLMLRRLKCDVLSQLPAKQRKVVTVTIDGVNARIKAALSAAAKQLANVHSNKMQDKKALLVFYNHTAEAKLQAIMEYITDMLECGREKFLVFAHHKLVLDHITTELDKMNVCHIRIDGSTPSAERQKLCEKFQFLTKSCVAVLSITAANMGLTLHAADLVIFAELFWNPGILVQAEDRVHRIGQTSNVNIHYLVAKGTADDHLWPMIQEKMKILEQVGLSESNLSEKAVNVSFHSKDPNQRSIMEMFQRSFTADDDMDEDILLEAVNDWEDTPPEKSSGPQHGAAGRSLSKSSTRDDFSR comes from the exons ATGTCCAACCAGCTGACTGTGGAGCAGCAACGGAAGATTGAGGAAAACAGGCGGAGGGCCATGGAGAGAAGAGCTCAAAGACAAGGACagaccagcagcagcaacaccCAGACGTCAGCCGGCTTCAGCGGCGCTTCGGGGCCGGTGCAGCCCTCCAGACAGAGCGGTGCCTCGGATCATGCTGCTCGTCACAGACCCCCACACGCACTCAGCTCAGCTTCTGCACGGGAACAGTCGGCGTCACCCTTCAAAACAGACTCGACGAGCTTCAATGACGTCAAGCAAGGCCACAAGCATCAGCAGCCATCGAGCACCTGCAACCAACTCAAGCAGAGCACGAAAACACAG ATACAAGTCATCGACCCACTTCCTCAGGCCAGAGGTCAACATGTGAGCGGTCCTGTTTTGTCTATTGGAGCTAGCTCTGGTGTGAAGCCAGCTCATCCCAAACCCAACGTCCCCTCCAACAGCCCTGGTGGTGCAGTTCATTCATTCTACAAGCAAACTAGTAAACCTGCCCAAAGCTCTGTGGCTCAGCTTCCCTGCGATGTGTCAACTTTCAATGCTGTACCTGCTAAAAAGGCTGCCATCGCTATCAGAGGAAAATGTGTACCTCACAGAGAGGGCCGCTTCAGGATAGAAGTGGGCTACCACGCAGGGTTGATTGCTGTTTTCAAATCCATCTCCTCAAAGAACTATG ACCCTGCCACAAAGATGTGGAACTTCAGTCTGGAGGACTATCAACCACTAA TGAAGGAAGCGGCTGCTATTGCCTCTGTGTCGCTGAGGCCTCTGGAGGGAATggaggcagtggacgttgcagaaGCCGCCAACCGAGCTTGCGACGACGGCGTGGCACTGGGGGCACTGCTGAAGCTGTGTCACGGCTGGCAGAAACCTGGAGCCAGTCTGCAGGGCCAGTGCGTCATGGTGTCTCCGACAACGTTTGAAGTTGACATCGGTTACAACGTCGATGTCATCGCAGCATTCAAGCAGATGCCAACGAAGAGCTATG ACATGAACACAAGAAAGTGGAGCTTTGCACTGAGCGATTACAAGAGACTTT TGGATCTCGTCAGTGGGATAGCAGCAGTGGAGGTGGAGCCTCTGCCCAGGGCAATAGTCCAGGCTTTCTCTGCCAGGTTTGACGGGACTGACGCCAGGTCTTTAGACGTCCCTGAGGCAGACCTCTCCAGCATCGACCCCTCGCTCACCTGCAGCCTCATGCCCTTCCAGAGGGACGGAGTAAA TTTTGCAGTGTCTAAGCAAGGCCGCCTCCTCCTGGCTGATGACATGGGCCTGGGAAAGACTGTGCAGGCGATCTGTATTGCAGCCTACTACAGGAATGAGTGGCCCTTGCTCGTGGTGGCTCCCAGCTCTGTACGATTCACCTGGGCCGAG GCCTTCAGACGCTGGCTCCCCTCTCTGAGTCCTGACAGCATCAACGTGGTGGTGAAGGCCAAAGACGATCTGCGGTCTGGTTTGGTCAACATCACCAGCTACGACCTGCTGAGCAGGATGGACAAGCTGCAGCAGGCAACTCCCTTCAATGTTCTCATCATG GATGAGTGTCACTtcatgaagaacatgaagacTGCTCGTTGTAAAGCAGCTTTACCTTTGCTAAAG GCAGCGAAGAGAGTGGTTCTTCTGTCTGGGACCCCTGCCATGTCCAGACCCTCTGAGCTCTACACCCAGATTCTGGCTATCAGACCGACACTCTTCCCTCGCTTCCATGAGTTTGGGATGCGCTACTGCAATGCCACACAG TCGACTTGGGGGTGGGACTACTCTGGCTCGTCTAACCTCGGAGAGTTGAGGTTGCTCCTTGACGAGTCTCTGATGTTGCGCCGCCTCAAGTGCGATGTCCTCTCCCAGCTTCCTGCTAAACAACGCAAGGTTGTCACAGTGACCATAGATGGTGTCAACGCCCGCATAAAAGCTGCTCTGTCTGCTGCTGCCAAGCAGTTGGCCAATGTACACAGCAAT AAAATGCAAGATAAAAAAGCCCTCCTCGTCTTTTATAACCACACAGCTGAAGCCAAGCTACAAGCCATTAT GGAGTACATCACGGACATGCTTGAGTGTGGGAGGGAGAAGTTTCTCGTGTTCGCCCATCATAAATTGGTCCTGGATCATATCACCACCGAACTGGACAAAATG AACGTCTGTCACATCCGTATTGATGGATCCACTCCTTCAGCTGAACGGCAGAAGTTGTGTGAGAAGTTCCAGTTCTTGACCAAGTCCTGTGTGGCTGTACTGTCCATCACCGCCGCTAACATGGGTCTCACCCTGCACGCTGCTGACCTGGTGATCTTCGCAGAGCTTTTCTGGAACCCCGGG ATTCTGGTTCAGGCGGAGGATCGGGTGCACCGTATTGGACAAACCAGCAATGTGAACATTCACTACCTGGTTGCCAAGGGAACTGCTGATGATCATTTGTG GCCAATGATCCAAGAAAAAATGAAGATCTTGGAGCAAGTGGGCCTCTCTGAGTCCAACCTCTCAGAGAAAGCTGTGAACGTCAGCTTCCACTCTAAG GACCCTAACCAGAGGAGCATCATGGAGATGTTCCAGAGGTCTTTCACTGCAGACGACGACATGGACGAAGACATTTTACTGGAGGCTGTCAACGACTGGGAGGACACGCCCCCCGAAAAGAGTTCCGGTCCACAACACGGCGCGGCCGGACGAAGCCTCAGCAAAAGCAGCACCAGAGATGATTTCAGCAGATGA
- the nme9 gene encoding thioredoxin domain-containing protein 6 isoform X3: protein MAGKKKEASLQNSVINQEQWEEMLATKGLTVVDVYQQWCGPCRAVVSLLRKIKNELADDLLHFATAEADTIDALDRYRGKCEPTFLFYGGGELVAVLRGANAPQLQRMIVEELAKEKLVLEQGGERKTVKDDGLVDDEKKDEEETPQQSENEESIIVPASKSYTVAIIKPDAVAHGKANEIIMKIQDAGFEILANEERTLTEVEAQDFYRHKAEEAGFEDLVRFMSSGPSHILVLSQVESSANVVPAWRAFIGPADTEEAKSDKPESLRAQYGTQTLFNAVHGSEDMDQASRELAFFFPNFRTTSVTEQDGEEEPVERTLALIRPDVARDNREEILAQIHKSGFTVALQREVMLTEEQVRQFYLQHVERDYFPALLQSMTSGPVLALALARTGAVHHWKNMLGPSDVNQAREESPECLRAQFAVENEPINQLHGSGSHEEAKREIDFFFPQQHTLAVIKPDAMNQHREKILEEIRGSGFSVTQLKEMVLSREMAEEFYKEHREKPFFSQLVEFMCRGPCMMLVLTKENAVEEWRATMGPSDPDQAKTISPNSLRARFASDILHNSVHGSSNQQHAEEKIRLIFGDICAELTGDGETDTTSLEKEQDNSADEDTRMSRSPTEDVITIEKAANE from the exons ATGGCAGGCAAGAAGAAAGAGGCGAGTCTGCAG AACTCCGTCATAAACCAGGAGCAGTGGGAGGAGATGCTCGCAACCAAAGGTTTAACGG TTGTAGATGTGTACCAGCAGTGGTGTGGTCCCTGTCGAGCTGTGGTTAGTCTCTTACGCAAAATAAAGAACGAACTGGCTGATGACCTGTTACATTTTGCAACA GCTGAGGCAGACACCATTGATGCTTTAGACAGGTATCGAGGGAAATGTGAGCCCACTTTCCTCTTCTACggg GGAGGGGAACTGGTGGCTGTGCTGCGAGGGGCCAATGCTCCTCAACTTCAGAGGATGATTGTGGAGGAACTGGCCAAGGAGAAGTTGGTCCTGGAACAAGGTGGTGAACGCAAAACG GTTAAAGATGACGGTCTGGTGGATGATGAGAagaaagatgaggaggagacaccACAGCAGTCAGAAAATGAAGAAAGCATAATTG TTCCTGCCAGTAAATCCTACACAGTTGCCATCATCAAACCAGATGCTGTTGCTCACGGCAAAGCAAATGAGATCATTATGAAG ATTCAAGATGCTGGGTTTGAGATCCTGGCCAACGAGGAACGTACGCTGACTGAGGTTGAGGCTCAAGACTTTTACCGGCACAAAGCAGAAGAG GCTGGCTTTGAAGACTTGGTGCGGTTTATGTCCAGTGGTCCGTCCCACATTCTGGTACTCTCTCAGGTTGAGAGCTCAGCTAACGTTGTGCCAGCATGGCGAGCGTTCATTGGCCCAGCTGATACTGAGGAAGCTAAGAGCGATAAGCCAGAAAG CTTGCGGGCACAATACGGCACACAGACACTGTTCAACGCAGTGCATGGTAGTGAGGACATGGACCAGGCCAGCAGGGAGCTCGCCTTCTTCTTCCCAAACTTTAGGACGACCTCAGTGACGGAGCAGGATGGGGAGGAAGAGCCTGTGGAGAGGACACTGGCTCTTATCCGGCCTGACGTTGCCAGGGATAACAGAG aggAGATCTTGGCTCAAATCCACAAGTCAGGCTTCACCGTTGCTCTCCAGAGAGAGGTGATGTTGACAGAAGAGCAGGTCAGGCAGTTCTACCTCCAACATGTTGAGAGGGACTACTTCCCTGCATTGCTCCAAAGCATGACCAG TGGACCAGTGTTAGCTTTGGCTCTGGCCAGAACGGGGGCTGTCCATCACTGGAAGAACATGCTTGGTCCTTCTGATGTTAATCAAGCCAGAGAGGAGAGTCCTGAATG TCTCAGGGCCCAGTTTGCTGTGGAGAACGAGCCTATCAACCAGCTGCATGGCAGTGGAAGCCATGAAGAGGCAAAACGAGAGATCGACTTCTTCTTCCCTCAACAGCACACACTGGCAGTGATCAAACCAGATGCCATGAATCAGCACAGAG AAAAGATTCTGGAGGAGATCCGAGGCAGCGGTTTCTCTGTAACGCAGCTGAAGGAGATGGTGCTATCGAGGGAGATGGCTGAGGAGTTTTACAAAGAGCACAGAGAGAAACCTTTCTTCAGCCAACTCGTGGAATTCATGTGTCG GGGCCCCTGTATGATGCTCGTACTGACCAAGGAAAATgcagtggaggagtggagggccACGATGGGTCCTTCAGACCCTGATCAAGCTAAGACAATATCCCCAAACTCCCTGAGAGCCCGCTTTGCCTCCGACATCCTCCACAACTCTGTGCACggctcctccaatcagcagCATGCTGAGGAAAAGATCCGTTTAATCTTTGGTGACATCTGCGCAGAACTCACCGGTGATGGAGAGACTGACACCACCAGTTTag AAAAAGAGCAAGACAATTCGGcagatgaagacacaagaaTGTCCAGATCTCCAACTGAAGATGTGATAACCATCGAGAAGGCTGCCAATGA GTGA
- the nme9 gene encoding thioredoxin domain-containing protein 6 isoform X1: MAGKKKEASLQNSVINQEQWEEMLATKGLTVVDVYQQWCGPCRAVVSLLRKIKNELADDLLHFATAEADTIDALDRYRGKCEPTFLFYGTCFFFFFSCILATWACCCQIISGGELVAVLRGANAPQLQRMIVEELAKEKLVLEQGGERKTVKDDGLVDDEKKDEEETPQQSENEESIIVPASKSYTVAIIKPDAVAHGKANEIIMKIQDAGFEILANEERTLTEVEAQDFYRHKAEEAGFEDLVRFMSSGPSHILVLSQVESSANVVPAWRAFIGPADTEEAKSDKPESLRAQYGTQTLFNAVHGSEDMDQASRELAFFFPNFRTTSVTEQDGEEEPVERTLALIRPDVARDNREEILAQIHKSGFTVALQREVMLTEEQVRQFYLQHVERDYFPALLQSMTSGPVLALALARTGAVHHWKNMLGPSDVNQAREESPECLRAQFAVENEPINQLHGSGSHEEAKREIDFFFPQQHTLAVIKPDAMNQHREKILEEIRGSGFSVTQLKEMVLSREMAEEFYKEHREKPFFSQLVEFMCRGPCMMLVLTKENAVEEWRATMGPSDPDQAKTISPNSLRARFASDILHNSVHGSSNQQHAEEKIRLIFGDICAELTGDGETDTTSLEKEQDNSADEDTRMSRSPTEDVITIEKAANE; this comes from the exons ATGGCAGGCAAGAAGAAAGAGGCGAGTCTGCAG AACTCCGTCATAAACCAGGAGCAGTGGGAGGAGATGCTCGCAACCAAAGGTTTAACGG TTGTAGATGTGTACCAGCAGTGGTGTGGTCCCTGTCGAGCTGTGGTTAGTCTCTTACGCAAAATAAAGAACGAACTGGCTGATGACCTGTTACATTTTGCAACA GCTGAGGCAGACACCATTGATGCTTTAGACAGGTATCGAGGGAAATGTGAGCCCACTTTCCTCTTCTACggg acttgtttctttttctttttttcttgcatcTTGGCTACATGGGCCTGCTGCTGTCAAATCATCTCT GGAGGGGAACTGGTGGCTGTGCTGCGAGGGGCCAATGCTCCTCAACTTCAGAGGATGATTGTGGAGGAACTGGCCAAGGAGAAGTTGGTCCTGGAACAAGGTGGTGAACGCAAAACG GTTAAAGATGACGGTCTGGTGGATGATGAGAagaaagatgaggaggagacaccACAGCAGTCAGAAAATGAAGAAAGCATAATTG TTCCTGCCAGTAAATCCTACACAGTTGCCATCATCAAACCAGATGCTGTTGCTCACGGCAAAGCAAATGAGATCATTATGAAG ATTCAAGATGCTGGGTTTGAGATCCTGGCCAACGAGGAACGTACGCTGACTGAGGTTGAGGCTCAAGACTTTTACCGGCACAAAGCAGAAGAG GCTGGCTTTGAAGACTTGGTGCGGTTTATGTCCAGTGGTCCGTCCCACATTCTGGTACTCTCTCAGGTTGAGAGCTCAGCTAACGTTGTGCCAGCATGGCGAGCGTTCATTGGCCCAGCTGATACTGAGGAAGCTAAGAGCGATAAGCCAGAAAG CTTGCGGGCACAATACGGCACACAGACACTGTTCAACGCAGTGCATGGTAGTGAGGACATGGACCAGGCCAGCAGGGAGCTCGCCTTCTTCTTCCCAAACTTTAGGACGACCTCAGTGACGGAGCAGGATGGGGAGGAAGAGCCTGTGGAGAGGACACTGGCTCTTATCCGGCCTGACGTTGCCAGGGATAACAGAG aggAGATCTTGGCTCAAATCCACAAGTCAGGCTTCACCGTTGCTCTCCAGAGAGAGGTGATGTTGACAGAAGAGCAGGTCAGGCAGTTCTACCTCCAACATGTTGAGAGGGACTACTTCCCTGCATTGCTCCAAAGCATGACCAG TGGACCAGTGTTAGCTTTGGCTCTGGCCAGAACGGGGGCTGTCCATCACTGGAAGAACATGCTTGGTCCTTCTGATGTTAATCAAGCCAGAGAGGAGAGTCCTGAATG TCTCAGGGCCCAGTTTGCTGTGGAGAACGAGCCTATCAACCAGCTGCATGGCAGTGGAAGCCATGAAGAGGCAAAACGAGAGATCGACTTCTTCTTCCCTCAACAGCACACACTGGCAGTGATCAAACCAGATGCCATGAATCAGCACAGAG AAAAGATTCTGGAGGAGATCCGAGGCAGCGGTTTCTCTGTAACGCAGCTGAAGGAGATGGTGCTATCGAGGGAGATGGCTGAGGAGTTTTACAAAGAGCACAGAGAGAAACCTTTCTTCAGCCAACTCGTGGAATTCATGTGTCG GGGCCCCTGTATGATGCTCGTACTGACCAAGGAAAATgcagtggaggagtggagggccACGATGGGTCCTTCAGACCCTGATCAAGCTAAGACAATATCCCCAAACTCCCTGAGAGCCCGCTTTGCCTCCGACATCCTCCACAACTCTGTGCACggctcctccaatcagcagCATGCTGAGGAAAAGATCCGTTTAATCTTTGGTGACATCTGCGCAGAACTCACCGGTGATGGAGAGACTGACACCACCAGTTTag AAAAAGAGCAAGACAATTCGGcagatgaagacacaagaaTGTCCAGATCTCCAACTGAAGATGTGATAACCATCGAGAAGGCTGCCAATGA GTGA
- the nme9 gene encoding thioredoxin domain-containing protein 6 isoform X2, translating into MAGKKKEASLQNSVINQEQWEEMLATKGLTVVDVYQQWCGPCRAVVSLLRKIKNELADDLLHFATAEADTIDALDRYRGKCEPTFLFYGTCFFFFFSCILATWACCCQIISGGELVAVLRGANAPQLQRMIVEELAKEKLVLEQGGERKTVKDDGLVDDEKKDEEETPQQSENEESIIVPASKSYTVAIIKPDAVAHGKANEIIMKIQDAGFEILANEERTLTEVEAQDFYRHKAEEAGFEDLVRFMSSGPSHILVLSQVESSANVVPAWRAFIGPADTEEAKSDKPESLRAQYGTQTLFNAVHGSEDMDQASRELAFFFPNFRTTSVTEQDGEEEPVERTLALIRPDVARDNREEILAQIHKSGFTVALQREVMLTEEQVRQFYLQHVERDYFPALLQSMTSGPVLALALARTGAVHHWKNMLGPSDVNQAREESPECLRAQFAVENEPINQLHGSGSHEEAKREIDFFFPQQHTLAVIKPDAMNQHREKILEEIRGSGFSVTQLKEMVLSREMAEEFYKEHREKPFFSQLVEFMCRGPCMMLVLTKENAVEEWRATMGPSDPDQAKTISPNSLRARFASDILHNSVHGSSNQQHAEEKIRLIFGDICAELTGDGETDTTSLEKEQDNSADEDTRMSRSPTEDVITIEKAANE; encoded by the exons ATGGCAGGCAAGAAGAAAGAGGCGAGTCTGCAG AACTCCGTCATAAACCAGGAGCAGTGGGAGGAGATGCTCGCAACCAAAGGTTTAACGG TTGTAGATGTGTACCAGCAGTGGTGTGGTCCCTGTCGAGCTGTGGTTAGTCTCTTACGCAAAATAAAGAACGAACTGGCTGATGACCTGTTACATTTTGCAACA GCTGAGGCAGACACCATTGATGCTTTAGACAGGTATCGAGGGAAATGTGAGCCCACTTTCCTCTTCTACggg acttgtttctttttctttttttcttgcatcTTGGCTACATGGGCCTGCTGCTGTCAAATCATCTCT GGAGGGGAACTGGTGGCTGTGCTGCGAGGGGCCAATGCTCCTCAACTTCAGAGGATGATTGTGGAGGAACTGGCCAAGGAGAAGTTGGTCCTGGAACAAGGTGGTGAACGCAAAACG GTTAAAGATGACGGTCTGGTGGATGATGAGAagaaagatgaggaggagacaccACAGCAGTCAGAAAATGAAGAAAGCATAATTG TTCCTGCCAGTAAATCCTACACAGTTGCCATCATCAAACCAGATGCTGTTGCTCACGGCAAAGCAAATGAGATCATTATGAAG ATTCAAGATGCTGGGTTTGAGATCCTGGCCAACGAGGAACGTACGCTGACTGAGGTTGAGGCTCAAGACTTTTACCGGCACAAAGCAGAAGAG GCTGGCTTTGAAGACTTGGTGCGGTTTATGTCCAGTGGTCCGTCCCACATTCTGGTACTCTCTCAGGTTGAGAGCTCAGCTAACGTTGTGCCAGCATGGCGAGCGTTCATTGGCCCAGCTGATACTGAGGAAGCTAAGAGCGATAAGCCAGAAAG CTTGCGGGCACAATACGGCACACAGACACTGTTCAACGCAGTGCATGGTAGTGAGGACATGGACCAGGCCAGCAGGGAGCTCGCCTTCTTCTTCCCAAACTTTAGGACGACCTCAGTGACGGAGCAGGATGGGGAGGAAGAGCCTGTGGAGAGGACACTGGCTCTTATCCGGCCTGACGTTGCCAGGGATAACAGAG aggAGATCTTGGCTCAAATCCACAAGTCAGGCTTCACCGTTGCTCTCCAGAGAGAGGTGATGTTGACAGAAGAGCAGGTCAGGCAGTTCTACCTCCAACATGTTGAGAGGGACTACTTCCCTGCATTGCTCCAAAGCATGACCAG TGGACCAGTGTTAGCTTTGGCTCTGGCCAGAACGGGGGCTGTCCATCACTGGAAGAACATGCTTGGTCCTTCTGATGTTAATCAAGCCAGAGAGGAGAGTCCTGAATG TCTCAGGGCCCAGTTTGCTGTGGAGAACGAGCCTATCAACCAGCTGCATGGCAGTGGAAGCCATGAAGAGGCAAAACGAGAGATCGACTTCTTCTTCCCTCAACAGCACACACTGGCAGTGATCAAACCAGATGCCATGAATCAGCACAGAG AAAAGATTCTGGAGGAGATCCGAGGCAGCGGTTTCTCTGTAACGCAGCTGAAGGAGATGGTGCTATCGAGGGAGATGGCTGAGGAGTTTTACAAAGAGCACAGAGAGAAACCTTTCTTCAGCCAACTCGTGGAATTCATGTGTCG GGGCCCCTGTATGATGCTCGTACTGACCAAGGAAAATgcagtggaggagtggagggccACGATGGGTCCTTCAGACCCTGATCAAGCTAAGACAATATCCCCAAACTCCCTGAGAGCCCGCTTTGCCTCCGACATCCTCCACAACTCTGTGCACggctcctccaatcagcagCATGCTGAGGAAAAGATCCGTTTAATCTTTGGTGACATCTGCGCAGAACTCACCGGTGATGGAGAGACTGACACCACCAGTTTag AAAAAGAGCAAGACAATTCGGcagatgaagacacaagaaTGTCCAGATCTCCAACTGAAGATGTGATAACCATCGAGAAGGCTGCCAATGAGTGA